TCCACGGCTGGTCGACGACCTCGTTCTCTTCCGTCCCAGTACGATTTCACGCCGGCAGCAGAACGGTCGCCTCAGCTACAGACGCCTGCATCAGAAGACGCCGGTCCTCCTTTACAGGCAACGGCAGCTCATGTTCGGAACTATCCGCCGCCTCTGCAGTTGTTCCAGCACTCTGGCAGTCGACAACCTGAAGTGCAAAGGTCTGCCTCCGTGGAAGTGCAGAACAATCCTGCAAATCAAGCCGCGACTACTCAGCAGGTTCCTCCGGCTCCTCAACAAGACCCTCCGCCTTCTCAGCAAGACCCTCCGCCTTCTGTAGTTCAAGAGTCTCGGGCTCACAGTCACCCATCCTCTCAAGGCAACAACTTCGAAGAATATCCACCTCTGTCGCCGGATCTCCAGGAGGACACACTTCAATCCCTAAACGATCTTCTTATGTTGCCGGAGAGGGATAAGTTCGTCACCGTCCTCTCTCCCATTCCTCGACCGAATACCACCTGgtatgatcttcttcttctcttgtttgtgATCCCATGTTGTGttcaattagggtttagttgaCTAATGAGCTTTGTGAGATTGAttagattaagaaaatatctgaATTGATTCTTTGTTGTGTTGGTCTGAAAGTCCTTGATATTATAGATGTTACTTTGCAGCCACAATCTATTCTCATGTTTGAAGAGTCTTGTTGTGTTGgtcttattttgttgtttgcgaGAACAAGTAGTTTAAGTTGTGTTTtgatcttagggtttagttgaGTAATGAGCTTTGTGAGATTGATTAGATTGAGAAAATGTCTGAAATGATTCTTTGTTGTGTCTCGTGTTGTGTTGGTCTGAAAGTCtgaaagttttgttcttaggatttaagttatgtgttttgttattAGGGTTTAGTTGGGTAATGATCTTTGTGACGTGTTGTGTTGGTCTGAAAGTCTTTGATATTATAGATGTTACTTTGCAGCCACAATCTATTCTGTTGTTTGAAGAGTCTTGTTGTGTTGgtcttattttgttgtttgcgagaacatgttttgttaagttgtgttttgatcttagggtttagttgaGTAATGAGCTTTGTGAGATTGATTAGATTGAGAAAATGTCTgaattgattctttgttttagtCTCGTGTTGTGTTGGTCTTTGgtctttgatattttgatgTTCTTTGCAGCCACAATCTATTGCAATGTGTTTGAAGAGCCTTGTCGTCTAGGTCTCTACTCTACTTGTTGTTTGCGAGAACAACTGCTTGTGGCTGCAAAGTATCGTGTCTGTCATTGTGTAAGTTTAGTTCTAGATGATACTTTGCAGCCACAATCTATGTTCTGCTCTATATGATCTGTTTGTACTTTGCAGCCACAATTTATGTTTTCCTAGTCTTTGGTCtgatatttagatattttctgCCATATATAACtgcttgtttttcttgtgtatGGAGGTTTACTCGGGACACAAACTCACGACTTGTTAGGAATATCACTAGAGTGTTTACAAACAAGTTTGATGGTCCCTACTACAGCTGGACATGTGTGCCTCAAGAGAGACAAGAGAAATACTTCCTCGAGTTTGCTGTTAAGTGTTCTTTCAGCCCTTCTTTTATATAGTTGAttacacttcttttttttactgacATTACCTTTTCTATTTGTAGAAAACACACCATTGGGATCCTTTGATCACAGGGACTGTTCAGTTTTACTTCAACGAGATCTGTTTAAGGCGAATGAAAGGCATGGTTAGCACTGTAAGAACTAGTCGAAAGAAACCTAAATGGATTGGGAAAACTCTATGGAAGGAAATGACTGCGTACTGGGACACTGAAGAAGCTCAGGAAAGAAGTCAAATCTATTCAAATGCCCGTATGTCTGACCGTAACGGTCTAGGTCCTCACATACACTTCTCAGGGTCTAAGTCATATCATCAAATCCGGGACGAATTGGTAAgtcttctctctgtttactCCTTTGCAACTTTAACTCGATGTTTCAATGTACTTTTCtatgacttgttttttttttcattacagGAAGACCAATTGGGCAAAACTGTCAGTATTGGTGACGTTTTCAttaaaacacatacaaaaccTGATGGGACGTATGTTGATCGAAAGGCAGAGAAGATTGCAGAGTTATATCAGAAGAATTTGCAGCTGAGGCAGTCTGAGCTCGAGGCTGAAGCTTCTGCTGTTTCAGATGGCACTTCGCGGGTACGGGAGCTCACAGCTGAGGAATGTACAACCATATTTCTTCAGGTAACGTTTTATGTTTCCCAATTTAGTGTTTTTGAGTTGTCTTTTTCAGTCTCTAATCTCAGCTTTTATCATACTATGCAGTCCACTGAGAGGGATTCAAGAGGCGTTCCTTATGGAGTAGGAAGCCTCAAAGAGTCTCTTGTCAATGGCAAGCGGAAGCAAGCAGGTGACTCAACTTCTTTTGTGGCTTTGCAAGAACAATTACTTGAAGCTCAACGCAAGATAGAAGAGCAGGTCTCTTACAATCAGAGGCGTGAAGCTGAGAATTCCCGAGCTGCAGatgagcagaagaagaagcttgagcACTTGTCCTTAGTGGAGAAGTTTTTGCGCGAAAATGATCCTCGGTTCCTCAATTTCCTCGAATCTCATTCAGCTAAGGAGACAACCACAGATCCTATCTCACCCTCTCCAGCTGCCTCTCCCTCTTCATCTGCTTCATAGGTCTGAATCTTAACTCCTTCCTCAAGACTCAATATCAAGGCTCAAAGTTTTTATATGTGTACTTGTGTTGCTTGTGCTTATGCTGAACAAAATTCTAAGTTGTAGTGAATCGAACATGTTTCtgtaatttgggttttgtacTTTTCTGAAATgacaataaatttgttttcatgctTCTTGTATTGTGTTTATGCTTAttgtaaagttttgttttctcaggaAGGTTTCAATCATTATAACAATCATATAGATGTTCTAATAACAACAATAGTCGCAAATTTAGTCATCAAAAATGTAACCAAGCAGTCGTTTATTTATAACAATTCAGTCACAAAAATTTCCGACTAAATGCTATTTTAGTCGCAAATCAGTCTTAAAAATAGTGACAACGTAGTCGTAAATTTTAACGACTAATTACCAACAACGACTAAATAACCCTCAAGTTAATCGTTAATTTGTCGTCTAATAGTCGCTAAATTTAGTGACAACGTAGTCGTAAATTTTAACGACTAATTTCCTACAACGACTAAATAACCCTCAAGTTAATCGTTAATTTGTCGTCTAATAGTCGCTAAATTTAACGACTAAAATGTCACTAAAAAAGCGATTACCCAAACTTAGTCGTAACTTTGTCGCTCTTTTGCGACTAAAATACGATTACGTTATTTAGCGACTCTCGATTAGCGACTAATTTTAATAGTCGTTTATTTGTCGTAAATAGGAGTTTAACGACTACAGAGTGACTAATACTGTAGTCGGTAAATGGcaattttcttgtagtgacAGTATGCAATTTTACCTAAACTGCGTAGTGCGTATGTTCGTAGATTGGGTAAgctttttagggtttgatccGATTGGTAAGCAATTCAAGGTATTGTAATCCCACCTAGTTTCCCCTTTTAGCGTCTACTGTGTTTTCTTCATGAGCTTGTTTCTGGTTCTTGTGTTCATcataatacaaattattacGTGGCttgctttcaagtttcaatAACCAGTAGTGATGTTTGCactcatttgattttagaGATATGTTGgaatttagtatatttttcaaacttaattaGAAAACTAATACAGATACTCTATTTACAATTGGCAAATTCCTCATGTTTTACTGTGCTCTACTGTTTTGAAGACATTGTAATCCCCAGATGTTTCTTATATTTACGACAATGccatatacatattttacacattaaaaataaaaaaataaaaaaaagttttttgtttgggcgTTAGAAAGAAGGGTGAATTAGGTGAATAACCAATCTACATAAAGTTATTAAATATCTAACActataatatacataatttattGAGTAGCACATGTGAGGTGTGAAAATACAACACACTCTTTCCTTCACCTTCTTCCCGGTTCTTGTCTTCTCCTCAATCCAAGAATTTTTtccagaaaaaataattatgtttatcCCAATCTAATTACAAACACCTATTGATCtaataaaactaaaccctaagatacTATACATggaacccaaacaaaaatcattaaacGAAATGATATCATCTcaagtttcaattttcaatccaaaattttaatagaatagaatgatggtgatggtggctCCAGTGATGATTTTCCGACGATGGTGGCTCCGGATACGATTTTCCGGCGACAATGGCTTTAAAGGTAgtggtggttgtggtggtagtgaaagaaaaggagaaggaagagagaagatgtTTCACgcagaagaaagaggaagaagaggatagaattgtatttattacatataataCACACAATATcatctatttgtttttgaagtgttagtttctaaattattaaatttttcttgGTTATATTTGCAAATTTCcctagaaagaaagagagcgtttgagaaagagagagagggtgagagagagaagtgggCCAGacttttctaatttaattttttttttttctttctttattacaTTTCATCCATGCAAAGTTTAATAGttaaaatattcatttgtaaattttacttttaaaaaattgatcatataaacaaaaaaaatatttttttctctattatttgatatacattttgtttaattatttttaatttttatattactgaGTACTGTACAAATAatatctatacatatatagctGTACAGATAGCGGTGTACATATAGCGGTGTACAGATAGCGATGTACAGAAAACATTGTGCAAATTACCTGAACTTCTTTCAAAATGGCAAGTATTACTGATGAATGTATAGCTCTTTTCTGTATTATTCatgtaaaagtaaaagtaaaccaaaaccataagAAGAATTTAAGAAGTTGATTAATCTCTTTTTTCAGATTATAAGGATAATTTAAGTAGAGAAATCACTTGAggtttttgaactttttgaagacccaaaaagaaagtgaatgcAATCTCATATTGATTTGAAAGTTAATGCATTAAGTTGGCCATGGTATTGATTTGATACGAGTTAATGCAATCACCGTCTttgtttaaaaagaaagttataCTTTTCACGATACGAAATATTTATGTTGgaacaattattttaaattttgactGTTAGGTGATTTTGTAGCTATACTTTGGCATAATCATCCATCTGAATCAACACACGAGcaatatacaatatattacCCATAATAGTATTTTGTATAGCTGTTTCGAAATTCAGAGTAAACTGTACATCTGTTTTGAAATTCTGAAAATTGTACAGTATGACTACGAAAATAAAGGGGATGGATACAAACGAAAATATAACTTTGTCGTTAAACTGTTGTACATATATTTGTACAGATATTATGCTGTACAGATAATTTTGTCGTTAGACTGTTGTAAAGTGCtttgtaataaaaatttagaaaatcatgaaacaaaatgcatatcaaattatagagaagaaaatatagattttttattttatgataaattttagaaaaataaaatttacaaatgaagattttagttattaaactTAGAAGGGATGAAATGtagtaaagaaagaaaaataaatttaaaaaaaaaacagacccACTAAACAAACTCTATAcacgtctctctctttctcacccAACAAAAAGCCCTTGTTTGTAATTTCCTTTCTATACCCTCTACCCCACTTTCTTTTCTATCTCACAAGTTTTCTATTTCACAAACAGTAAAACCCTGACTATATTACTAATTGTGAATAGTGACTGTACTACCtttataattaagttttgtaCTAGTTTGCAAACAAATTCTTtattaatcaaagaaacaagcAGGACGGATCAGAACTGCAATGTGCCATATCTAGgccttttgttctttatttgttatacAGAACTATTACGTACACGGTACATCTATGAAGGAATGCATCAAATTTACCTTCTATTGGCAATagtaaaatcaaagaaatcatgcaaaaaatatttttgctttatGTGAATGTACATAATGTAATGCAACCGATATTTTCCTTGCGCAGTCTAGCGAGCCACAGGGTTCACTTCGGTATCAAAGGTCATGGTCACTTCGCTTGAACTCGTTGAACCCATGTTCTGACTTTTCCCTCCCCTTGAGTTTTCTAAAGTTACACATTCGGTTAGTTCGGTAACAACTTGAGTCATGGTCGGTCTTGTCGCTGAAGAATCATTTACACAAGTCATTGCTAGCTCCACAAACTTCCAAACAGAATCAGAATGGTAATCTCCCTTGAGATTTGGATCtacaatttttctaatatctCCTTTGGTAATCATTAAATTCACCCATTCTGCTATGTGTGGCTTTTCTCGAGTCCGCTCAATCACGCGCTGATTTGTTATGATCTCCAATAAAACGACCCCAAAACTATACACATCACTCTTCTCTGTCAACCAATTTGTTCTGTAATATCTGCAAGACATTATGTAAAATATGTTGAAATTGTTTCTAATCATTTGAATTAAGAATAAAACAATGTGTGTTAAGTATATACTCTGGATCAAGGTAACCAATAGTTCCTGCAACAACTGTCGAGACATGACTTTCTCCTTCGTTTAGAAATGATCTCGAAAGCCCAAAGTCAGCAAGTTTGGCTTGGAAGTGTTCATCCAATAATATGTTTGCGGTTTTGACATCTCTATGAACAATTGGTGGTCTACATCCTTTATGCAAGTACTCCAAACCTAGTGTCACAAATTCATTTGGACCTATATATGTCATACAAAACTAAAGTTTTAAGAGAATAATAGGTTCATATATAAGGCTTTACTAACCTTGTGCGGCCTCCACTGCTATTTGTAATCTAGTTTCCCACCTTAAAACATCATCACCACGCTTCCCTGGGTGTTTTTTAACCAGGACGTTAACTTATGACCAAGAATGATTtgttacatgtttttgttccATCGAAAATGGATTAAGATTAGGTGTCTGGTATAATACTTAAATTTGGTTTACCTGAGAAAAACTCTTTTAAGTCTCCATTAGCCATGTATTCGTAGACAAGAGCCAATTCCTTCCCTTTTTCGCAGTATCCAACTAGGCTTACCAAATTCTTGTGATGAACTCTCAAAAGAAGTTCAACCTAATGAACCACAAAAGCacacatatatttcaaatctATGGTCCATATTTATTGAAAACTAACAAAAGACACTTGCATAGAGGAATATTTTGGTGTTATAAGTACCTCTGCTTTGAATTGTTTATGGCCATGTTTTGAAGCGTGTGAGAGTACTTTAACAGCAACTTGCTCTCTACCATTTACATATCCATGATAAACCATACCGAACCCTCCTTTCCCAAGAACACTTCTAAAGTTATTTGTCATTTCAGTAACTTCCACGTAagtaaactttttcttttttgttattcttgGTGGCTCGGATGATCTTGAAGTTCTACCATTTTCTGcaatataaaaatttcataGATTTTGTATAGTTTCTACTAGTGTATAGTAATTATAAGAGCTTATGCGTTCACCATAAATACCTTTACTCCTTgatggatttttctttctaagaaccaaaaacaaaaccaatgcAGCTATAAGAATAGCTATTAAAGCAACTGATGAGACAACCGGTACAATTATACTCTTTTTGGGATGTCCACCTTCTCCAGGTTTATTTCCACATGGTCCTTTTGTGCAAAGAAGCTTAGGGTTTCCTTCAACACtatgaattaaaatttcattatatattttattgatcAGACCTATGATAATCATCAACTGAAGATCAATGTAATAAATACTTACTTCAGCTTCAGTCTTTTCTTATCTATAAGCTTTTGAGGAAGTTGACCGCTAAAATTGTTTCCACTTAAGTTTCTGTTAAGGTATaaaaaagagatatataatACAAGGAGACAActgtttatcaaaaaaaaaaaaataattaaaaaaaaaaataataataatacaaggAGACAacttataaaaatagttaaaacaCATTATTATGTTTCATACTGTCTTAAGAGACTTACATGATCAAGAGCGATTTTATGTCAGCTAGAAACTCAGGCACATCCCCGGTCAAGTCGTTATTTGACAAATCCCTGCCatttgatattgttttaaaagaaaagctcCATCACAGAAATcacagaagaaaacagaaaatgtttGCTTTTGTTCATGTGTTTGTGTGATACTTACAACTCTTGTAAATGGGTCAAATTCTGGATGGAAGGTGAAATGATCCCGGTTAGTCCACTTGAAGACAAGTTTCTAGTGATACATTCATGAAAATAGAATGTTTCAATTGTGATATATTTAGAATAgagaatttaattttaattatgataCGGTTATGGTGATTGAAAAATCTTACAAGAAAGTGATTGTTGGTGGAGTGGAACTATTAATATTGCTGCACTTCAAACCAGCCCACAAAAACTGCTCGGGGACACATGGATCTCCTTGCCAGTTAATTCTACTCAATCCATAAGTAAGTTGGATCTTCTTGATAGCAATCACTAGAATTTCATagttaataatatatcaagaatcaaacacaTTCAAAGCTACAATTCATATgtatgaaaaatgtaaatttacGAACCTTCATCTTGGTTTGTTTCTGATTGAGGAAACTCAACAACAGTAAAAAGTTCAATAGCATTGAtgagaggaggaagagttGACTTTGTTGTCTTCACTAGCTGCAAGAGGCAACTTCCTCCTTTACATGTCAATGTCGAATCGGGTTGGGGGCTCATAGTATCTATACTTAACATTTTAGGACTATAAGGTCCATAATAAACTTTTCCATTCAGCAAAACATTGAATTCTCTAGTCTCGTTGGCTAACAAAGTTTGAAGCTCTGCGAAGTGAAGGTAAATGTGAAACCGTGTGGTAGAATCCTCTAAGCTCCATGGAAATTCCCATGTCCCATTATCATTAACACGGGTTGCAGCCGATGCCATTGCACCTTGTGGTAGATCAAAACCATTTGAAGTGTTTACATTGAGAGTTGTGGTTACAATTTTCCACTCCTTATATGAGAATGGGAACCATCTACGGTCGTTGACATCATCGGGGTACCTATACGTATCTTGTATTAGACATAGCTAGACAAAACCTCAAAGATGTTTGGCatcaaagaaagattaaaaatatttttatatttactcATTATCTTTTATACCAAGATCCaagaaaaagattcatttCACAAATTAAAGTTTACGTACCGTAAAACGACACCTGAATCATTAAGATAACCTCTAAAATAGAGGAGCAAGGAGCTCCCAATGGCACTAATGTAAGTATCACTTCTCAAAGGTCGTAGCTCCAAGGTTGATATCATCGGTGTAGTTGTTCCTGTCTTAACAAGACAAATATCCAAAGGGGTTGACCTTGACATGTGAATTATCTCCACGAACACACCACCTCCGGTTGCATTAAAATTCACTGTTGTCACCTTATTAGGGCCAATAAATAGATCAAAGTTTGGGACAGTATTAAGACCATCGTAATTTCCATATAAGAAAGCTGCTCTAATCAAGTAATTTGTTCCTTGTGTGACATTCAGGTTATAACAGTTCCGCTCTCCATCTGGAAAGTATCTTAGAGTTACAAAAGCTTTTTCGAAGTTTCGCTCAGAGTCCTTACTGACTCGGCCATTCTTTCCACTCTCGATGAAACTAGAATCCGAAGTGAATGTTAATCCAGTAGATGGATTGGTATATGGAGATCCATCAGGTAACAGACCACAATCCAAAGTGATGAATCctaataaaacattaaaccaaaacaaaaatcctaATAAGGGGATCAATGTAAAGGAATTatcagaaaaggaaaaaacaaattaagaaaaagaacatgaagagtgtttcttaatttcaaaGGTTTAAAGATAATACCGTTTGGATCTTGAGCCTGAACAACATGTATAAAAGCAACTGTGATGATGAACACACATAAAACTCCATGAAAATACTTCTCCATTTTTCCTATTTCTGGAGGATAACACGACCCTTGACATCTTTTTAAGttccaaaatattattttatatcacGTTCTGATCAAGTGGATACTAGTTAAAGAAACGAAACCCATATATTGTCAACggccaaaataaaatactaatatgTCTAGAAAACCCTGAACTTTCTAACATTTGCAATTTCACAACATTAACTCAAAACATTAAGGCGCCGTTTTCTAACATttcaatacaaaattatttttcctttagcctaattagggtttttccCTATGGGAAACTTTGGCTATAAGTAAGCGTCATTTCAAAGTTCTGTTATCCGACTGGTTTTATTTCAAAGAGCTTAACTCTAAAAATCGTATAAAGTTTGTTGTTCTCTGTgccaaaagcaaaaagaatagTACTCCCTAATAGATGCTTCTAACAAGTTGGTATAGAAAATTATTCATTTGTGTTTGGGGACATTAAGTTAAGTGATCAACTCCATCTCTTCATATATAGCTGACCCTTACCTTCATAGTTTTCATTcgatgaacatatatatatgcggATAAGGTAAGTTAATACTGCGAGTGattataattagttttaaagCATATGGAGAACATGTCAACGAGAGATATAGAATGTTATTTTGAGACGTGTATCCAACTCtaatgattctgattttttttatgaaaaagaagGTTGAAAACCAcccaattttcaaaaaaaaattttaaaaaagagaagttagaaaaaagaTGATGATAGTTCACTTGTTCCAACTAGAGAGGCAATCTCCCAAATGGAGATCAAGATCTATGGATGCGGTGTTTGGTTACACGGCAAGAATACTCCATTTAGACTCTAACCACACTGGTCAGACGTATTAGAAAATATGCAATCCTTGAACaacgtttaaaaaaataattgaattaaTGCTAACATTTGATTTAGTTctataaaaacagaggaattttCACACATGCAGTTTAAAATTCCTATATGATAACAATTAAATGTATCTTTTACTTGCaatatacaatattttatttcatgatTTGGTTTTCGTCTAGGaagttttaaaacaaaaacaacatacTATTAATTAATCTCTAATATATTATGTAACATATTAACGACACTATGACAAAGCCCTACAAGCCAGGTTTGCATCGTGTGGCTAATGAATCTCTTTCAGAAGTCAGCTACACTcaaaaatctgtttttatttcaaatgCTATgctaaattataaaaacagcttatatatatacaaaaagctatattttttttaatacaatttagtaacattttatttttaaaatatactacAGAATTATATTTAATCCATAAATAACTTAAGTCTAAACTACTCGGttctttcgttttctttatGGGAAAATGAAACAGCGTGCTTCTTATCCCTCTTGGGAAAATGAAGCAGCGTACTTATTAAGGCAGCAACTGAATAGTCTACTTTTTTCACACACTCGCCTCAATTCAGTGtcattatataatttagtatCTTCCCATATACGCGATAGCGTGTTAGCCAAGGCAAACTCACTAGGGATTTGTCCTCTAAGCCACGAGATGAATCTCCGTCAAATCTACGAAGTTTAATGGATGAAAACAAAAGCCGGTATTGAAGCCGTTGTGGAAGTGCAACGCAGCGAGAAGCTAAAGAGGCGAGCGACATCAAAAGGTAGGACGGCTGCTGAATCGGCTATGATAAGAGCGTTTAACGCTCAATTTGCTGAGTATAGCTCTGAACTAAAGATAGCTCGTGCGGtcatgaagaaagaaagtgataCTGGTGTTCGTCTCCGAGACAAGTACTGGCCAGTTTCTGCATTCGGTGTAGCCATCAATGTTTTGCACGAAGAGGCagttcttgatttttgtagGAAAGAGGGAGTGAAATGCGGTTTGTACAAGTATGTTGAAGGACTGATTGAACGCAAGACGGTGAGTTTTGCTTTACGCGAAGCCGATAATCTTCGGGCTGTTCTCAAGGAAATGGAAAGGTTTGAAGTTCCGGTTTCGTCTATGGATGGAAATTGTCTTGTTGATAATAAGAGGAAAGATATTGGATCTGTTCTTGGTCATGGTGGAGAAACATCatctaagaagaagagacgTCTTACTCGTAAGAAGTAGATTTGACTCATTAACTCGTTAATGGGGAAATGTGAAAATGTTAATGGGAAAATGTATAACTCATTAATACTACTCATtatgctttttattttgttttgtttctttagtctttctttttgtaacGTTTTtgcgttttgttttttctttttgttgtacggtctttttaaaagtttaatctactgtttaaaacaaaaattttatgtttatcgACACACTCAAACTGGAAGGTCTCAACTTAATCGGATCATGTTTATcaagttttgaaatttcattttatacatataagatgataaatatatatactatgatGTAGTgacttaaaaaataatctaatgatttgaaaattaaactcgttaatataacaaaaaaaaaaatcactactAGTTTTGATAGAATAAGTGTATTATTTTCTCAGGTTGCTTTTGAATGTTTCTTATGTATCATGTAAACtttaactatataataaaatcgATTTgccgttaaaaaaaaaaaagtgtgttattttctcaaaatcataAGTTGAGGGTTGAGATTAACCTATGAGATTCTGGATAGTCCCAATTTTACGTGTTCTCCGTACTTAGATGGTTGATTTCTCCatcgaaaataaaaaactttttatttaatcattaATGTGTAGTCTACAAATTATTCTCcgagaaatacaaaaaaataaaaattagagtGTGATATCAATTGAAGTTTTAggaccaaagaaaaaaagaactataaTATATCATCAGAGAATTCccaattttccattttttcctactaaaatattaactttctttttctatcacaaaaaaaaaaaaatggtaaatttaGATATGGTAGTTACCGATATCCTCGTTAATATTTACTACAGATTTTACTTTTATGATtatatctaaacaaaaattaaaaaggaaaacaaaacaattctcATAAACTATTAATAACGTCTTCTATGTTT
This sequence is a window from Arabidopsis thaliana chromosome 1 sequence. Protein-coding genes within it:
- a CDS encoding Leucine-rich repeat protein kinase family protein (Leucine-rich repeat protein kinase family protein; FUNCTIONS IN: kinase activity; INVOLVED IN: protein amino acid phosphorylation; LOCATED IN: endomembrane system; CONTAINS InterPro DOMAIN/s: Protein kinase, ATP binding site (InterPro:IPR017441), Serine/threonine-protein kinase domain (InterPro:IPR002290), Leucine-rich repeat (InterPro:IPR001611), Serine-threonine/tyrosine-protein kinase (InterPro:IPR001245), Serine/threonine-protein kinase, active site (InterPro:IPR008271), Protein kinase-like domain (InterPro:IPR011009), Protein kinase, catalytic domain (InterPro:IPR000719), Tyrosine-protein kinase, catalytic domain (InterPro:IPR020635); BEST Arabidopsis thaliana protein match is: Leucine-rich repeat protein kinase family protein (TAIR:AT3G21340.1); Has 161236 Blast hits to 124165 proteins in 4737 species: Archae - 101; Bacteria - 13580; Metazoa - 45256; Fungi - 10232; Plants - 72553; Viruses - 452; Other Eukaryotes - 19062 (source: NCBI BLink).), with the translated sequence MEKYFHGVLCVFIITVAFIHVVQAQDPNGFITLDCGLLPDGSPYTNPSTGLTFTSDSSFIESGKNGRVSKDSERNFEKAFVTLRYFPDGERNCYNLNVTQGTNYLIRAAFLYGNYDGLNTVPNFDLFIGPNKVTTVNFNATGGGVFVEIIHMSRSTPLDICLVKTGTTTPMISTLELRPLRSDTYISAIGSSLLLYFRGYLNDSGVVLRYPDDVNDRRWFPFSYKEWKIVTTTLNVNTSNGFDLPQGAMASAATRVNDNGTWEFPWSLEDSTTRFHIYLHFAELQTLLANETREFNVLLNGKVYYGPYSPKMLSIDTMSPQPDSTLTCKGGSCLLQLVKTTKSTLPPLINAIELFTVVEFPQSETNQDEVIAIKKIQLTYGLSRINWQGDPCVPEQFLWAGLKCSNINSSTPPTITFLNLSSSGLTGIISPSIQNLTHLQELDLSNNDLTGDVPEFLADIKSLLIINLSGNNFSGQLPQKLIDKKRLKLNVEGNPKLLCTKGPCGNKPGEGGHPKKSIIVPVVSSVALIAILIAALVLFLVLRKKNPSRSKENGRTSRSSEPPRITKKKKFTYVEVTEMTNNFRSVLGKGGFGMVYHGYVNGREQVAVKVLSHASKHGHKQFKAEVELLLRVHHKNLVSLVGYCEKGKELALVYEYMANGDLKEFFSGKRGDDVLRWETRLQIAVEAAQGLEYLHKGCRPPIVHRDVKTANILLDEHFQAKLADFGLSRSFLNEGESHVSTVVAGTIGYLDPEYYRTNWLTEKSDVYSFGVVLLEIITNQRVIERTREKPHIAEWVNLMITKGDIRKIVDPNLKGDYHSDSVWKFVELAMTCVNDSSATRPTMTQVVTELTECVTLENSRGGKSQNMGSTSSSEVTMTFDTEVNPVAR
- a CDS encoding uncharacterized protein (unknown protein; Has 5 Blast hits to 5 proteins in 2 species: Archae - 0; Bacteria - 0; Metazoa - 0; Fungi - 0; Plants - 5; Viruses - 0; Other Eukaryotes - 0 (source: NCBI BLink).) encodes the protein MKTKAGIEAVVEVQRSEKLKRRATSKGRTAAESAMIRAFNAQFAEYSSELKIARAVMKKESDTGVRLRDKYWPVSAFGVAINVLHEEAVLDFCRKEGVKCGLYKYVEGLIERKTVSFALREADNLRAVLKEMERFEVPVSSMDGNCLVDNKRKDIGSVLGHGGETSSKKKRRLTRKK